A stretch of DNA from Pseudorca crassidens isolate mPseCra1 chromosome X, mPseCra1.hap1, whole genome shotgun sequence:
GGTCGGCGTCCCAGGCCTCTGTCTTCTGGATGAGCCGCAGCATCCCCGCAAAGCCGGGAGGCCTCCTCATCAGCCGCCTCCGCCTCAGCGTGTCCCGGAGCGTGTCGTTCAGCCGGGCCCGCGTCAGCACCTGCCGGGCGCGCGCCTGGTCCGCCATGGCCGGGTGGATGGCCCCCTTCTCCAGGGCCGACTGCAGCAGGCCTTCCAGGCGCATCACGTACGCAGAGAGAGTCTCCTGGGGCCGCTGGGCACAGGTCACGAACTTCAGCCGAGCACTCCCCCGGGGGTCCTTGTTCCCAAACACCTGCACCAGCGCGGCCAGGCAGTCCTGGGCAGCCAGCTCGGGATCTTCCGCCAGGAGGCCGCGCAGGAGGTCCAGCGCGGGGCCGCGCAAGCTCTCCAccagcctcctcctcctctccctctcagaCACGTGGCGCCACAGGTGCAGCGTGTGGCTGGCCTGCTCCAGCCAGCTCTCAGAGGACCCTTCCCCGTGGCCCGGCTCTTCCATCCCAGAGAAGGTTCCCAGCTCCTGGTAGCCCATGCTGTCCAGCACGGGCTGTGAGGCCTGCCTCCACTGCTGGGTCCCGGGCCCTGCCTCACCCATGGCGCCTGCCGCTGTCACAACTGCTTCCTCAGGCGCAGCCATTGCCCCGCCCGTGGGTTCTGCCATACTCAGAAGTCCTGCCACACTCAGAAGTCCTGCCACgcctgcaacatttctgtaacctgcagctccttcctcatCTGACTCAGCTCCTGCTTCACCTTCAGCTCCTGCTtcacctgcagctccttcctcacctgcagctccctcctcacctgcagctccctcctcacctaaGGCTTCCTCCTCACCTGTGTCTCCCTCCATACCTGCGACTCCCGCCTCCCCTGCAGCTTCCTCCTCCCCTGCAGTTCCTGAGTGACCTGCAGTTCCTGCCTCACCTTCAgccccctcctcacctgcagctccctcctcacctgcacctccctcctcaccttcagctccctcctcaccttcagctcccttCTCACCTGCACCTTcttcctcaccttcagctccctcctcacctgcatctccctcacctgcagctcccttctcacctgcatctccctcctcaacttcagctccctcctcaccttcagctcccttCTCACCTGCACCTTcttcctcaccttcagctccctcctcacctgcatctccctcctcacctgcagctcccttCTCACCTGCACCTTcttcctcaccttcagctccctcctcacctgcatctccctcctcacctgcagctcccttCTCACCTGCACCTTcttcctcaccttcagctccctcctcacctgcaccTCCCTtctcaccttcagctccctcctcacctgcagctccctcctcaccttcagctccctcctcaccttcagctccctcctcacctaaGGCTTCCTCCTCACCTGTGTCTCCCTCCATACCTGCGACTCCCGCCTCCCCTGCAGCTTCCTCCTCCCCTGCAGTTCCTGAGTGACCTGCAGTTCCTGCCTCACCTTCAgccccctcctcacctgcagctccctcctcacctgcacctccctcctcaccttcagctccctcctcacctgaaGCTCCCgcctcaccttcagctccctcctcaccttcagctccctcctcacctgcagctccctcctcaccttcagctccctcctcacctgcacctccctcctcaccttcagctcctgCTTGACCCTCAGCTCCTTCCggacctgcagctccttcctcaccttcagctccctcctcacctgcaccTCCCTtctcaccttcagctccctcctcacctgcagctcccttctcaccttcagctccctcctcacctaaGGCTTCCTCCTCACCTGTGTCTCCCTCCATACCTGCGACTCCCGCCTCCCCTGCAGCTTCCTCCTCCCCTGCAGCTTCCTCCTCCCCTGCAGTTCCTGCCTCACCCGCCCTGCCAACCACTGCTTGTCCCTGGGGCTGCGCAGGGAAATTGGGTCTATCCTGTGAATCAGCATCAGGGGCCTGGGGCAGGCAGACCACAGTCCAGGGCCCTCCCTTGCCTGGTATTTGGCGGGGGAGCAAGCTTCGATTTAAACACTCAGCAAACTCGACCAGGGCAACACTCGACCCCAGCTCCTTTCTGTAGACCTTGCCCAGCACTCGGTATCTGCCCAGGGAATGCAGGGCAGCCTGGACAGCCTCCTGGAATTCCTGGTCTTTGCAGTCATCTGGGATTCCCAGGATGAGCAGAGATCGCTGAGCGTTCACGCCCATCGACCTGCACCAGTCCCGCAATACCGCCAGAGCCATCGCCATCTTCGAGTACCTGAGGGTGGGGGGAAGCGATCAAACAGGAGTGCACAGGCTGTTGAAGTGTGGGAACCGGCCTGTGGGTGCAAAGAGGAGAGAATCATGTTTGTGCCACACAGCCCACCCTAGTGCCCCTCACAGCAGCAGCCTGGAGCACCTCCCTGCCCTGTTTGGTTTGTTTGACTTTAGGacactttttttataaattacatttatttacaaGATAGaaggctagggacttccctggtggcgcagtggttaagaatccacctgccagtgcaggggacacaggttcgatccctggtccgggaagatcccacaagccgcggagcaactaaccccatgctccgcaaccaCTGacccagcgctctagagcccacgagccacaactactgagtccacgtgacacaactactgaagcccacatgcctggagcccgtgctctgcaacaagagaagccaccgtaatgagaggccggcgcaccgcaacgaagagtagcccccgctcgctgcacctagagaaagcccgcgcgcagcaacaaagacccaacgcagcccaaagtaaaaatacaatttaaaaaaaataacaaaagagcaCTTGTTGCGTACGActcaagaaacaataataaaataaaataaaataattaaaaaaaaaaagacagatagaaGGCTCGTCACCTTTTCTACATTTCTGGCCTCAGTTTTAGGAAGCTGCCTTTTTCCCAAGGAATTTTTCAAGTCTTCCAATTTGTTAGCATAAACATTTCCATAATGTCCCATAATATTCCCCTATATCCTCTTTGTTAATGTACATCTGATCTGTAACGTTGGCCCTCTTTCATTCCTCATATTGGGGATCAGCGTTCTTTCTATGTTTCCGTGATTCATCGTTCTAGGACTTTCTCGGTTTCCTTGCTCTTTTGAAAGAAGCGCATGGCTTTGTTCACCGTGTCCATAATTTGCTTTCTATCACTGATTTCCTCTCTTAGCTCTCTTATTACTtcattttatgtttcctttgctcttcttcttctagcATCTCTCAATGGACTGTTAGCTCACTGATTTTATGTCCTGACTCTTTTCTAACAGAAGCATTTAGAGGAATACAGTTTCCTCCTGTCGCTTTTTGCTGCCTCCCACTAATTTTGGTAAGTTGTGCTTTTTTTGTATtcacttggaaatattttctaagtccctctgtgatttttctctttgatccatgggtttcccaatatttgaagatatattaTCATTAGTACCATCAAATAAAATTCCCCGTGATGAGAAAACTTATCATGGAAACTTGCAATACTGCTAAATTTATGGAGACTGTTTTACAACTCTGGTATGGCGTGTCCGGGTGAATGTGCAAAGCACCCTCGTAAAGAATCTGTGTACTGTGTGTGGAGGCCAGGGCCTTGACCAGCCCACCCACCTCTGCAATTCCTGTGCCACCCGGACAGAGGCGACCTGAAGCTCTCGATGCCTCATGCAGTGGGCCAGAGCCCCTCCCTGGACCCCCACAAATCCATCTGCCATGGCCAACAGCCTCCACCAGATCACAGCAGCCCCAGCGCCTCCCCCTCTCAGCTTCACttacgccccccacccccccgcccccccgtgGCCAGGCGGCTCCTCCGCGACCCCTCGCACTACATCCCCTCCAtacaccctcccccacccaccagctGGTGGCGCTCCGCTCTGGGCCCTGGAAGCCGGGCGCCCCGCCATGCGTAGAGGTCAGACTGCCTCTCTCACCTCCCCACACCGGGGAGTCCTCCCCCGAGCACACTCAGCGCCAGGGGCTCTCGCTTCTCGTACCCCAGACGCAGAGCCCACCCGTCTTGCCCCCGCCCACCCGGGAGCCGGAGCCCCCTAACTGCCACGAGcgtcctccccccccaccccacgccccgCCCCGCCGGGAGCTCCCCTAACGCCTACCGCACCCGCGCCCGGGAGTCCTCCCCATCGACCCCCGCCTCAGCCTTCCTCCCGCCACACGCAGCAGCCGTTAGCCCTCCCCTCCCGTCTCGGCCCCGGGGGTGGGGCCCGCCCGTCccgtcctccccacccccgcagccAGTCGTCCTCTCCTCTGGCCCCCAAGGCCGGCCCCACCCGACCAGCAGGAAGCCCTCCGCTCAGGCCCCCCCCACGCTTAGCCATTAGCCCCACCCTCTGCACCCCGACTCCAGAACGCCCCCCACCAGCCACCCCGGAAGCCAGCGGTCCTCCCCTCTGACCCGCTCACTGGGGGACCCTTCCCTCAGCCCCCCTTCAGCCCGCTACCCTCCGCCGCCGCTCCCCCACTCCCAACCGAGCAGCCCGTAGCCCTCCCCCGACCTCCACTCCTTCCCGGGGCCCCCGGTACCTGCGGAGTCCAGCCCCCGGCAAAGCCCCCGCCTGTCTCCTGACTCGCTCTGACTCTGTGGATGGCTCCGGAGTCCCGCTCACGAGGGGCTGAAGAGCTCGTCTCAGCAGAGCAGCCAGGAACTGTGCCGCCGACTGTCCCAGGCACTCTGTGCGAACGCCACGTGGGCTTCCGGGTGCTCCCGGAAGCCCCAGGAAGATGAGGGAGAAAGTTCTAGACGTCTCTTTACCGAGAAACTGGTTGGATCAGAAGAGCACGTGAGGAGGCGCTCTGCTACGGAAGCAGCAGTAGCCATGCGCACTGAGGGCCTGAGGTCCCAAGGCTTGGCGCCTCCGGAAGCAAAAGACACGCCCATTGGCCTTCCACCAATAGGAAGGCCTCCTGCGAGGCTGCGGAGTTTGGGGAGCGAACTTGGCGATGCAGAGCCCGTTGTGGCAAGTACGTCCATTTGTCTTTACAGGTGGTTTTCTACTGTGATTGATAATGTCATAAACCTATTCttatttctttggtttgttttaatttttgaattttattttatgtatttttttatacagcaggttcttatgagttacccattttatacctattagcgtacatatgtcaatcccaatctcccaattcatcacaccccccgcccgcccccaccATTGTCTCACCTTGGTGCCCATATGtttgtgctctacatctgtgtctctatttctgccctgcaaaccggttcatctgtaccatttatctaggttccacatatgtgcattaatacacggtatttgtttctctctttctgacttccttcactctgtatgacagtctctagatccatccacatctctacaaatgacccaatttcgttcctttgtacggctgagtaataaat
This window harbors:
- the LOC137217024 gene encoding paraneoplastic antigen Ma6E-like, which translates into the protein MAMALAVLRDWCRSMGVNAQRSLLILGIPDDCKDQEFQEAVQAALHSLGRYRVLGKVYRKELGSSVALVEFAECLNRSLLPRQIPGKGGPWTVVCLPQAPDADSQDRPNFPAQPQGQAVVGRAGEAGTAGEEEAAGEEEAAGEAGVAGMEGDTGEEEALGEEGAEGEKGAAGEEGAEGEEGGAGEEGAEGEEGAAGEEGAEGEEGAEGEAGASGEEGAEGEEGGAGEEGAAGEEGAEGEAGTAGEEGAEGEEEGAGEKGAEGEEGAEGEEGGAGEEGAAGEEGAAGEEGAAGEEGAAGEAGAEGEAGAESDEEGAAGYRNVAGVAGLLSVAGLLSMAEPTGGAMAAPEEAVVTAAGAMGEAGPGTQQWRQASQPVLDSMGYQELGTFSGMEEPGHGEGSSESWLEQASHTLHLWRHVSERERRRRLVESLRGPALDLLRGLLAEDPELAAQDCLAALVQVFGNKDPRGSARLKFVTCAQRPQETLSAYVMRLEGLLQSALEKGAIHPAMADQARARQVLTRARLNDTLRDTLRRRRLMRRPPGFAGMLRLIQKTEAWDADPASREHFPGQEEARVDVAVLAAAAQAAPAHEAITAGTTAHGEDTTAQAARSKEGSAEDHPAREEASAAVAGTAKAGEAAPEDHGAARAAPEDHGAARAAPGPGETSKASAATQEDGSAAAPAGLGQAGPSDAPGVPMPGRMGSASPVAPGGPGWEPEGLAEAGGQEAEETPEEGLKPIPEEPGNEDGAAEMSPPGSTSGH